Proteins encoded within one genomic window of Setaria italica strain Yugu1 chromosome IV, Setaria_italica_v2.0, whole genome shotgun sequence:
- the LOC101762973 gene encoding enhancer of mRNA-decapping protein 4 isoform X4 translates to MASPSGNPNPTPSAPFELSKLFRPPPNPNHPTTAPSPTGVFPGAPGPAAGPPLTGPYSYPPATPPFHRGPYLQYPNDPHGFHHPAAAAFANANPTANPIPNPGPGPNPGARLMQLLGNTTPTHLESAASMPPSSEFSTAPAVALPASSSAPPARMLSSKMPRGRLLGPGDRAVHDVDSRLPGEAEPPQLEVTPITKYTSDPGLVLGRQIAVNRTYIVYGLKLGNIRVLNINTALRSLLRGHTQKVTDMAFFAEDVHRLASASVDGRVYVWKIDEGPDEENKSQITGKIEIAIQIVGDAETYHPRICWHSHKQEILYVAIGNCILRIDTTKVGRGRDFHTEEPLRCPLDKLIDGVNIVGKHGGDITDLSISQWMTTRLASASKDGTVKVWDDRRVAPLSVLKPHDGQAVYSVSFLTAPERPNHINLVTAGPLNREVKIWASTNEDGWLSPSDPETWKCTQTLELVSSLENRSEEAFFNQVAVLPQASLILLANAKKNAIYAVHLEYGQDPASTRLDYIADFTVAMPILSLTGTHENQPDGEQVVQVYCVQTMAIQQYGLELSLCLPPPADNIGSGRDPAISHLNERLPEMAALDSTATTPVDSSTAVSTKPSSDSQGTEPDSSSRVPSVAPKSKMNQAGSPVVLSRDPSGSDRDVDQSSFGRKDSIGKEEPRGGHSDGGLTSAETVASGSSQNVEAEAKHVDERKSNQTVGFEAGKENQILPEKKGRPIKPSEQTVDTLSERTIVTAKYSVEDSQPMADRSVPTLLKQSSGAEDEDAVKRATGASDGTGTDGPCTSRDLPLTSAAKEGKVMHPQPQVAGQLSPSATTFNSTDSSHEPRSNENPPIDSSLQAAAIQGTLQQLIATYGNLQKQLSSIVSAPIAKEGKRIEASLSRNMEKSIKANIDAMWARFQEENVRHEKYERERMQQMATLIATSVNKDIPVMLEKSLKKEISSLGPAVARTTAPIIEKSLSSAVSDSLQKVLGDKVANQLDKSISTKLEASVARQIQTQFQTSTKQILQDAFRSSFETSVIPAFEQSCKTIFEQVDGSFQKGMSEHGAAIQQQVLTAHTPLAQTLKEAITSASSMNQGLNSELLDGQRKLLSLFASGSPTSQKTGALQPSNGPVANLPEVDAPLDPMKELGRLIAERKIDEAFTMALQRSDVSIVSWLCSQVDLQALCGAVPIPLNQGVLLALFQQLACDIANDTSRKLQWMTNVAVAIQPTDPIIAMHVRPIFDQVYGVLAHQRSLPTTNASDATNIRLIMHVITSVLISHK, encoded by the exons ATGGCATCACCGTCGGGGAACCCTAACCCCACCCCGAGTGCCCCCTTCGAGCTCAGCAAGCTCTTCCGGCCGCCGCCAAACCCTAACCACCCCACCACCGCCCCGAGCCCCACCGGCGTATTCCCGGGCGCGCCTGGCCCCGCTGCCGGGCCACCGCTCACAGGGCCCTACTCCTACCCGCCGGCCACCCCGCCCTTCCACCGTGGCCCCTATCTCCAATATCCAAACGACCCCCATGGCTTCCAccaccccgccgcggccgccttcgCCAACGCTAACCCCACCGCAAACCCTATCCCGAACCCCGGCCCGGGCCCTAACCCGGGGGCGCGGCTGATGCAGCTGCTCGGCAACACCACGCCCACCCACCTCGAGTCGGCGGCGTCCATGCCACCCTCGTCGGAGTTCTCGACGGCCCCCGCGGTGGCGCTTccggcgtcgtcgtccgcgccgccggcgaggatgcTCAGCAGTAAGATGCCGCGCGGGAGGCTGCTGGGACCTGGTGACCGGGCAGTGCACGACGTGGACTCGCGGCTACCAGGGGAAGCAGAACCGCCGCAGCTGGAGGTGACACCCATAACCAAGTACACCTCGGATCCTGGGCTGGTGCTCGGTAGGCAGATCGCGGTGAACAGGACGTACATCGTGTACGGACTTAAGCTAGGCAACATCCGCGTGCTCAACATCAATACAGCGCTCCGCTCTCTGCTTCGTGGGCACACACAG AAGGTGACGGACATGGCCTTTTTTGCAGAAGATGTCCATCGTTTAGCAAG TGCAAGTGTAGATGGGCGGGTATACGTATGGAAGATTGATGAGGGACCTGACGAAGAAAATAAATCCCAAATCACAGGAAAGATTGAAATTGCCATCCAGATTGTAGGAGATGCTGAAACCTATCATCCGAGAATATGTTGGCACTCTCATAAGCAA GAGATTCTGTATGTTGCAATTGGGAATTGCATCTTAAGGATAGACACAACAAAAGTGGGAAGAGGAAGAGACTTCCATACGGAAGAGCCTCTAAGATGCCCACTTGACAAGCTGATTGATGGTGTGAACATAGTTGGTAAACATGGTGGAGACATTACTGATCTCTCCATATCTCAATGGATGACTACGCGTCTGGCTTCAGCATCAAAAGATGGCACG GTAAAGGTCTGGGATGATCGCAGGGTAGCCCCTCTGTCTGTACTGAAACCACATGATGGTCAAGCAGTTTACTCTGTTTCTTTCCTTACAGCACCTGAAAGACCAAACCATATAAATCTTGTTACAGCA GGCCCGCTCAACCGAGAAGTAAAAATTTGGGCCTCCACTAATGAAGATGGCTGGTTGTCACCGAGTGACCCGGAGACATGGAAATGCACTCAAACATTGGAACTTGTAAGTTCTCTGGAAAATAGGTCTGAGGAGGCATTTTTCAACCAAGTTGCGGTGTTGCCGCAGGCTAGCCTTATATTGCTTGCAAATGCCAAAAAGAACGCTATTTATGCTGTGCATCTTGAATATGGTCAAGATCCCGCCTCAACTCGGTTGGACTATATAGCAGATTTTACTGTTGCAATGCCCATTTTGAGTCTCACGGGAACACATGAAAACCAACCTGATGGTGAACAAGTCGTTCAAGTTTACTGTGTCCAGACAATGGCTATCCAGCAGTATGGGTTGGAGTTATCACtctgtcttcctcctccagctgaTAACATTGGATCTGGAAGAGATCCTGCAATTTCTCATTTAAATGAGAGGCTTCCAGAAATGGCAGCACTGGATTCCACAGCAACTACTCCTGTTGATTCTTCAACTGCTGTTTCGACTAAGCCATCAAGTGATAGTCAGGGCACAG AACCTGATTCTTCTTCCCGTGTTCCATCTGTAGCTCCTAAATCAAAGATGAATCAGGCTGGATCTCCAGTTGTCTTAAGTAGAGACCCTTCAGGAAGTGATCGTGATGTGGACCAGTCCTCTTTTGGTAGGAAGGATAGCATCGGAAAGGAAGAGCCAAGAGGCGGCCATAGTGATG GTGGGCTCACTTCTGCTGAAACAGTTGCAAGTGGCAGCTCACAGAATGTAGAAGCAGAAGCAAAACATGTAGATGAGAGAAAATCAAATCAAACTGTTGGATTCGAGGCTGGTAAGGAAAACCAAATTCTTCCTGAGAAGAAAGGGAGACCTATCAAGCCTTCAGAACAAACTGTAGACACCCTCAGTGAACGCACAATAGTAACTGCCAAGTACAGTGTAGAAGATTCACAGCCTATGGCTGATAGATCAGTACCCACGCTTTTGAAGCAATCTTCTGGTGCTGAAGATGAAGATGCTGTGAAGAGAGCAACTGGAGCTTCTGATGGAACTGGAACTGATGGCCCCTGTACTTCAAGGGATTTGCCTTTAACCTCAGCTGCCAAAGAGGGGAAAGTCATGCATCCTCAACCTCAAGTGGCTGGGCAACTGTCTCCTTCTGCAACCACTTTCAACTCTACTGATTCCTCGCATGAACCTCGAAGCAATGAGAACCCTCCTATTGATTCCTCCCTGCAAGCTGCAGCTATTCAAGGAACACTGCAACAG CTTATAGCCACATATGGCAACCTGCAAAAGCAATTGAGCTCAATTGTGTCTGCTCCAATTGCAAAGGAAGGCAAAAGAATTGAGGCATCACTAAGTCGAAACATGGAAAAGTCCATCAAGGCTAACATTGATGCCATGTGGGCCCGTTTCCAGGAGGAAAATGTAAGGCATGAAAAATATGAAAGAGAGCGAATGCAGCAGATGGCTACTTTAATTGCAACTTCTGTAAACAAGGATATTCCTGTTATGCTGGAGAAGTCATTAAAGAAAGAAATATCTTCGCTGGGACCTGCTGTTGCTCGGACAACAGCACCTATCATTGAGAAGTCATTATCTTCTGCTGTATCTGATTCACTTCAG AAAGTGCTGGGTGATAAGGTTGCTAATCAGCTAGATAAGTCTATATCCACAAAACTTGAAGCTAGCGTCGCTAGGCAGATCCAAACACAGTTTCAGACATCCACCAAGCAGATACTTCAG GATGCGTTCCGCTCTAGCTTTGAAACATCAGTTATTCCAGCATTTGAACAATCCTGTAAGACAATATTTGAGCAAGTAGATGGTTCATTCCAGAAGGGCATGTCTGAGCACGGTGCTGCTATCCAGCAGCAGGTTCTGACGGCACATACTCCATTAGCACAAACTTTGAAG GAAGCAATCACTTCAGCCTCGTCAATGAACCAGGGTCTTAATTCAGAGTTACTTGATGGCCAGCGCAAGCTTTTGTCACTTTTTGCATCAGGGAGCCCAACATCTCAGAAAACAGGTGCTTTGCAGCCCAGTAATGGGCCAGTGGCCAATCTCCCTGAG GTAGATGCTCCATTGGACCCTATGAAAGAACTAGGCCGACTGATTGCTGAGCGGAAAATTGATGAGGCATTTACAATGGCTCTTCAAAGAAGCGATGTCTCCATAGTTTCTTGGTTGTGTTCTCAG GTTGATTTGCAAGCATTATGTGGAGCAGTTCCCATCCCACTAAACCAAGGGGTCCTCCTAGCCCTTTTCCAGCAGCTAGCGTGCGACATTGCCAACGACACGTCCCGGAAGCTTCAATGGATGACAAATGTGGCCGTGGCAATACAACCAACAGATCCGATAATCGCTATGCATGTAAGGCCAATATTTGATCAAGTCTATGGCGTCCTGGCGCACCAGCGGTCCCTGCCAACAACTAATGCATCGGATGCAACAAACATCCGCTTAATCATGCACGTGATCACCTCAGTGCTGATAAGTCACAAGTAA